TAATCCATCCTCCTAATGTTTTAGAACTTGAAAAAATTCACCATGTTCCGCGTAAAGTTACACGCTTCCGAAATCGCGCGTATCTCCTCTCTCCCGCGCGTGTTTGTCGCTCAATCTAGAGGTGGAAGGACGTGGAAAGAACGAAGAATAGAAAAGAGTATCCTCTAAAGAGATGGTGTCCTCTAAAGAGACGTTAGGGATCCAATTGACATCCATGGGATGGTGTCCTCTAAGGAGAGCGCGGCAAAGCAGCGCTTGTCTTTCTAGTGAAAAATGAAAGCGAGACGCCGACCAAAAGGCTATCCTCCTTATTGCATGGTTATTAAAAGGTAGCGTGCGTGAGGCATGCATGCTAGCACCAGTCTCTTAATATAATCCGCTGTTAGGACTAATGGTGCAATGTAATGCCATCTCATCAGACTGTCTTCTCCGCTAACCTTCTAGTTACAGACACCTGGGCCGGGCTAATTAGGTGAATTAGTCTTCTTGTCAAAAGTTGTTCAAACATATATATATTCCTACGTACATGCTAGTACATAATGTATGGTTTTATTATTTCCGTATATATATGTAGTACTTGCTTGTGTGGTAATTTTCTAGAAGATTTGAGCAGTGTGCATGCATGGTGAGCAAAAGCTCGAATATTCTTTGCATcggctatatatatagctaatgaTCCCCAACATCACTCTCTGATTAGCAGTAATgatatctctctctatatataaagAATGCTTCGTCAGCTCATGTGTGTTAGGCTGGTTAATTAGATTCACCAGTAGTGTCAGTCACTGACCATTTTTTAGTTCTGGTGATCTTCCAGATCGATCTGCTGGTGGGGAAGGACACTGATCGGACACGTGTCCCAAGCAGAAATAAACGAGCCACTTGGAACACGTAAAAAAAAAACTGGGCGTCGAATCGGCGCCGGACAGGTGCCCTTTTGCTCCCCCAGGTGAGGTAACTTAGGTCTCTTAGGTGGCGGTCCACGTCATCCTCCACGCTTTATACTTTAATCGCCTTGTTGCGCATGCCTGTACTATATATATTTGGCACTGTTTCAAGAGAAGTAAACAAGTCTCGGCTTGCTGCATGTAGTTCTATATATAAACGGATGTGGATGATACTCCTAGCTAGTGCATTTGATTAATCGTTTAAGAGAGATGGTTTGACAAAGATTGTGCTTTTTTTGACTGATTATTGTTGAGTCCTTATTATTACTTGTACGTCTGTCTCATCGACGGGACTTGTTGCAGTTGCAGACACTCTGATGATGCATCTCACAGTGGAATTTGCATTTTTTTTGAAGGAACAGTGGAATTTGCATTGGACGGTGCAATGACAAGCATTATATATGTAGCCAAAGAAGTTAGCAACAACCTTCACACTCAGCAATACTAACACACATTTTCCAGGAACTGCTTGAGAGACATGACATGGAAGTCCATCAGATTGCAAGATGGACCTCCATGTCTCAGCGTTTATTTTCCCTTTTCAGAGagggaacatgcatgcatgctcaTCTATCAGCCATCAAGTAAGCAATAATGTTGCACTGCATTGAGAGTGCCTAACTAGCACCATTAGGGACACGTAAGGTCGTCGTCGTCTCAACGGCGACGATCGCCAGGCCGACGGCCGGTTAGCTAGCTCTCACGCACTGTCATTGTTGGGGGTGCATGCAGCTTAACGTACGACGATTCCGTCGTCTCGTGTGTGGAGTCCAGCTTAACGTACGACGATTCCGTACGTGTGTACCCATCAACTAATTAGCGGATTGAGATGATGATGCGACCTGCTGTTTGAAATCTGAATGCCCGCTCAGCTAGCTGGTCGAGCAATGAGGAGCAGCTGTGAACTATGGATTCGTTACAGGCAGGGAGCTAGGCAGAGGCAGAGCTAAAACAAATCCAAGAGTGAGGTGTGCTTCTCTCGGAATCCACCACGTGGTcttccctctcctcctcccctgTCTCCCGCACTCCCTCCCAAACTCTATATAtaccctcctcctcctgctcatcCATCCATCCACCCCCCTCCTCCCCCCCTCCTCGGCTCCTCCACACTCCACGGGCCACAGTGTCGGAATCCTCGGACCGGCAGCAGCGTCGTCGCTCCACCTCACACTCTGCTCTCTACCAGCAGCGATGCAGGCCCTCACAGCGAGCTCCCCTGCTTCTTCATCTTGCCCTTCCTCCTCCACCGCACACCGGCACCGCCGCGGCACGCGCACCTCCGTCCGCTTCGCACCGCCCCGccccgcggcggccgcggccaACTCGGTCTACAGCGTGATCGCGAACCCTCCCATTGCGCCGGCTCCCTCTCCCGCGCCCGCTGCCACGCCGGCGGCCGGCCAGGACGAGAAAGGCCTGAGCTTCCTgcagcgcgcggcggcggcggcgctggacgcGTTCGAGTACGGCGTGATCGCGAACCTCCTGGAGCGGCCGCGCGCGCTGCCCCGGTCGGCGGACCCGGCCGTGCAGATCGCGGGCAACTTCGCCCCCGTCGGCGAGCAGCCGCCCGTGCGGTCGCTGCCCGTCTCCGGCCGCATCCCGCCCTTCATCTCCGGCGTGTACGTCCGCAACGGCGCCAATCCCTGCTTCGAGCCGGCGGCAGGGCACCACCTGTTCGATGGCGACGGCATGGTGCACGCGGTCCGCATCCGGAACGGCGCCGCGGAGTCCTACGCCTGCCGGTTCACCGAGACGGCGCGGCTCCGGCAGGAGcgcgccctgggaagggccgtctTCCCCAAGGCCATCGGCGAGCTGCACGGCCACTCCGGCATCGCGCGCCTGGCGCTCTTCTACGCGCGCGGACTCTGCGGCCTCGTCGACCCGTCCCGTGGCACGGGCGTGGCCAACGCGGGGCTCGTCTACTTCAACGGCCGACTCCTCGCCATGTCCGAGGACGACCTCCCGTACCAGGTGCGCGTCACCGCTGACGGCGACCTCCGCACCGTGGGGCGGTACGACTTCGACGGGCAGCTCGCCGGGTGCGCGTCCATGATCGCGCACCCGAAGCTAGACCCGGCGTCCGGCGAGCTGTTCGCGCTCAGCTACGACGTCATCAAGCGGCCCTACCTGAGGTACTTCTACTTCCGGCCCGATGGCACCAAGTCGGACGACGTGGAGATCCCGCTGGCGCAGCCGACGATGATCCACGACTTCGCCATCACGGAGCGGTTCGTGGTGGTGCCTGACCACCAGGTGGTGTTCAAGCTGGGCGAGATGTTCCGCGGGGGTTCCCCCGTGGTGCTGGACGAGGGCAAGACCTCCCGCTTCGGCGTGCTGCCCAAGTACGCGCGCGACGCGTCGGAGATGGTGTGGGTGGACGTGCCGGACTGCTTCTGCTTCCACCTGTGGAACGCGTGGGAGGACGAGGCGACGggggaggtggtggtggtcggGTCCTGCATGACCCCCGCCGACTCCATCTTCAACGACGattccgacgacgacgacgaccggcGACTCCAGAGCGTGCTGACCGAGATCAGGCTGGACACGCGGACGGGCGCGTCCACGCGGCGCGCCGTGCTGCCGGCGTCGGCGCAGGTGAACCTGGAGGTCGGGATGGTGAACCGCGGCATGCTGGGGCGGAGGACGCGGTACGCGTACCTGGCCGTGGCGGAGCCGTGGCCCAAGGTGTCCGGGTTCGCCAAGGTGGACCTGGCGACGGGCGACCTCGTCCGGTTCGACTACGGCGAGGGGCGGTTCGGCGGGGAGCCCTACTTCGTGCCGACCGAGGGCGCCCCCGCGCGCGGCGAGGACGACGGGTACATCCTGTCCCTGGTCCGCGACGAGCGCGCGGGGACGTCGGAGCTCCTGGTGGTGAACGCCGCCGACATGCGGCTGGAGGCCACGGTGCAGCTCCCGTCCCGTGTCCCCTACGGCTTCCATGGCACCTTCATCGGCGATCGGGAGCTGGAGGCCCAGGCCTGATGATGATTTCTTGATTCCTTGGTTCTTTCTTGACACTGATGACGACGACTGATGATCGATCGACCCATCCCCCGCCGCCGCGCTGCTCCTCTGTTTTCGGTTCCTGGAGCAGCTGGAAACAGGGGAGGGGTGAAGAAGCAGGGGATGGAGGGAGAAGGCTGTTACCAGAGGGAGCCTGAGCCCGTACATAGGAGGTCCCCGGAGCCTTATTCCCCGTACCAGATTGCACTGCACAGTCACCACTACTCGTACTCGGTTGTTTCTTTCTTTCAGTTGCCTTTTTTTTACCATGTTTTAAACATGGATTATGGCTAGTCAGTGAGTTGTAGGGTCAGTCAGTACACTAGAAAGAAGGGGCTGCAGCAGCTTGTGTGCACGCATGTGCTTGTGCAGGCATGGTTGCCAAGAGCTCAGCTCACTCAGCTCAGCTGGTCTCTGTTTCCACCTCCACACTGTGAGTGTGTTTGGagttggtagtagtagtagcagtagtagcctAGCTTGCTGCAACTGAGGTGATATTTTGTTGTTCACCCATGTCATGTACCATCTCCATCTCTCATTGTGTAGAATATAcaaatacatacatacatacatacatacatacatacatacatactatTTCTCCTCCATCATCTGGTTCTGATCctcatatatacatatacagaTACTACTGCTACTACAGTGGCAACAATGATGAAGCTCCCTGAGTTCTTTTTGTTCGCACATGCTGCTCACCGAATCCGAGTGTGAGTGGCCTGTCCGCTTGTGGGATTTCTGTTGGACTACTGTTCCTGTTCCTGCTCCTTCTGCATTATTCTGATTGCGCAGCAGGTGCCGGCGCCACGCATCATCGGCTCGTTTGGCTTCGCTGAAAACACAAGCCGAAACAATGTTCTGACTAATtcgctgtgagagaaaaatactgttccgacaaaaaaaaaactagccgaaaaagacggattataaccATTAATTTAAAAAAGGCGCCGGCTTTCCGCAGTCTGATTGATTGCCGTTGTTCCCCTCTCGAATTCAGGCTCCCTCTGGTAGCATGCATGAAT
The sequence above is drawn from the Miscanthus floridulus cultivar M001 chromosome 15, ASM1932011v1, whole genome shotgun sequence genome and encodes:
- the LOC136508795 gene encoding 9-cis-epoxycarotenoid dioxygenase NCED5, chloroplastic-like, with amino-acid sequence MQALTASSPASSSCPSSSTAHRHRRGTRTSVRFAPPRPAAAAANSVYSVIANPPIAPAPSPAPAATPAAGQDEKGLSFLQRAAAAALDAFEYGVIANLLERPRALPRSADPAVQIAGNFAPVGEQPPVRSLPVSGRIPPFISGVYVRNGANPCFEPAAGHHLFDGDGMVHAVRIRNGAAESYACRFTETARLRQERALGRAVFPKAIGELHGHSGIARLALFYARGLCGLVDPSRGTGVANAGLVYFNGRLLAMSEDDLPYQVRVTADGDLRTVGRYDFDGQLAGCASMIAHPKLDPASGELFALSYDVIKRPYLRYFYFRPDGTKSDDVEIPLAQPTMIHDFAITERFVVVPDHQVVFKLGEMFRGGSPVVLDEGKTSRFGVLPKYARDASEMVWVDVPDCFCFHLWNAWEDEATGEVVVVGSCMTPADSIFNDDSDDDDDRRLQSVLTEIRLDTRTGASTRRAVLPASAQVNLEVGMVNRGMLGRRTRYAYLAVAEPWPKVSGFAKVDLATGDLVRFDYGEGRFGGEPYFVPTEGAPARGEDDGYILSLVRDERAGTSELLVVNAADMRLEATVQLPSRVPYGFHGTFIGDRELEAQA